From a region of the Oryza sativa Japonica Group chromosome 6, ASM3414082v1 genome:
- the LOC4341078 gene encoding tRNA(adenine(34)) deaminase, chloroplastic isoform X2 produces the protein MYSSYSAVALALRAAKPSSCAHSTYHHHHHHHHHGDGGDCHQQELLLPLNPRAAAAPRFMLDGYLLRHSAHFLLLSARLRPPPPPPRCCHRRRRVAARCCCCGGGGSVAGHVSWRLDPPRVCRCSGHGAGRSSDLGAVYRRRLECRCGGGGGRLDLGAGCGPRRDAPRLVGRAVRQEVWEYEGGEWPHTSCSMECHTDWGDEEEDCGIAQWEAPPRFRLSRRRSEEDEGDRCRDCHRRKDAESDYYDEDEYSGRQRERRNMNERHGRFTDSNQRRRDQRDYHDDDDYLEFRRWKERRERRDSEFDDAVARRGIEDRRYSEDDRKYDRRRERKDFGYEGAVDVRRGASRYTDNNQRSDWRTEDRDYEVDVRREGKHRRNDDQRYVTRHQQRTDGTEEDVSLLESYRWHDEEYDYDDRDIAERRYYSGRTQKSARASALHEDESNRASSSRNIVDTRVARNKENSASRVRWHDNVDKRAEQTSEERNQRYSSSVVQSFDEKKHDHDDAQLISVRDSRIGTRDVRVITEDDANLASSSKNTMISKHHNTVDQKSTTRKDDSRNRSQKIMELSEVRGTNTEHDSRTQSYHQEDRRRYIENRASSLQSSVKTTSDTRTQVDQHDEVDQQVVALTDSRRRSEKLTDIKMDSTSNVSRTSLKQRNSDEVNQMDIDDRSNSVHNITHITRDKKRYVNQQVIHETDIDVQNVTHVDVSKVRASDISVSRNSQKASETRSDMANSQLEQIHASNSSMVRGPQSYLEAALHNRVYSTSATDIVNTTAEKHGQVEASTNNAAIASTSESHIQARIEDSAVNTIGSVQEQIDLTRICASDSTVVSSSHGLDTRSGQVSRTSATNLVDRTRETRDKSDQQITQASNIDRNDHVTSKFYESSQDSRQSLARLKDAGRLMEHNVGLNWQQEESRRVSNDMDIATLEMQSTEDGSSMVPVDEEKRPMITGSSEQEVRSETTAGSSIPSGSSARQPVNESLLESAARLEKSSTFHVGQFVGEVRKGVSDADTTLTRKNDKSIMEGIARSSSRSRMGGPSDEMWDVQSATSQETFKTADKEEGSSVDGDIVRLGWIQRGESLDSNSNRSVKKSSSSNSQNTEGWISSQERDNEGIQKKTESSKPKDHLMKSHTGESLKKESLPTGSQDLLISESGNVPQINTSKGDFISRTSKEDAHMTGEKAKQSKVAASPKQNTVGGFSEDSTPTLVDVAKKHFPEHEASTSSMITTKGFADNDTGEGVIAGTSSMPISTEGVGWTAGSDEWRYDPSGAMTPYRHPHTQVMMPHEDTPAILESAELPTVGSTRFEEKIVVQETPEVIRTDGKDAELKRRKFQRNKQVMKETFDEWEEAYQRDAEQRKTDELFMREALHEAQRAADLWEVPVGAVLVQNGEIIARGCNLVEDLRDSTAHAEIVCIREASNKLKTWRLADTTLYVTLEPCAMCAGAILQARVDTVVWGAPNKLLGADGSWVRLFPGDGQTSSLDSANTNQGAGPVHPFHPKISIRRGILSAECSEIMQQFFHLRRKKQKPESPPHAHPQGRNHPVKFFSKMHHMFGTIFCL, from the exons atGTACAGCTCATactccgccgtcgccctcgcgcTGAGGGCCGCCAAGCCGTCCTCCTGCGCCCACTCCActtaccaccaccaccaccaccaccaccaccacggcgacggcggcgactgccaCCAGCAGGAGCTGCTGCTCCCGCTGaaccctcgcgccgccgcggctcccCGCTTCATGCTCGACGGGTACCTCCTCCGCCACTCGGCtcacttcctcctcctctccgctcggctccgccctcctcctcctcctccccgctgctgccaccgccgccgccgagtagccgcccgctgctgctgctgcggcggcggcggctccgttGCTGGGCACGTCTCTTGGCGACTGGATCCGCCGCGGGTGTGCCGCTGCAGCGGGCACGGCGCTGGGAGGTCGTCGGATCTTGGAGCGGTTTACCGGCGGCGACTTGAgtgccgctgcggcggcggtggtgggaggTTGGATCTCGGGGCGGGCTGCGGGCCGCGGCGGGATGCGCCGAGGCTGGTGGGGAGGGCGGTGAGGCAGGAGGTGTGGGAGTACGAGGGTGGCGAGTGGCCGCACACGAGCTGTTCGATGGAATGCCACACGGACTGGGGCGATGAAGAGGAAGACTGCGGAATTGCTCAGTGGGAGGCGCCGCCGAGGTTTCGTTTAAGTAGAAGGAGAAGTGAAGAGGATGAGGGTGACAGATGTAGGGATTGTCATCGGAGGAAGGATGCGGAGAGCGATTACTATGATGAAGACGAGTACAGTGGCCGGCAAAGGGAGAGGAGGAATATGAATGAAAGACATGGTAGGTTTACAGATTCTAACCAGAGGAGAAGGGACCAGAGGGACTACCATGATGACGATGATTATCTTGAATTCAGGCgatggaaggagaggagggaaaggagaGACTCTGAATTTGATGATGCTGTTGCAAGGAGAGGAATTGAAGATAGAAGATACAGCGAGGATGACAGGAAATACGATCGGAGAAGAGAAAGGAAGGATTTTGGATATGAGGGTGCAGTTGATGTCAGGAGAGGAGCTAGTAGGTACACTGATAATAACCAAAGATCTGATTGGAGAACAGAGGATAGGGATTATGAAGTTGACGTGAGGAGAGAAGGAAAGCACCGTAGAAATGATGATCAAAGATATGTTACACGACACCAGCAGAGAACTGATGGTACAGAGGAAGATGTTTCACTATTGGAGTCGTATCGTTGGCATGATGAAGAATATGATTACGATGATCGAGACATTGCTGAGAGGAGGTACTACTCCGGGAGAACCCAGAAATCTGCAAGAGCATCTGCATTGCATGAGGATGAATCTAACAGGGCTTCGAGCTCAAGGAACATAGTTGATACAAGGGTTGCAAGAAACAAGGAGAATTCAGCCTCAAGGGTCCGGTGGCATGATAATGTAGACAAACGAGCTGAGCAGACATCTGAAGAGAGAAACCAACGATATTCTTCCTCGGTGGTTCAATCTTTTGATGAGAAGAAACATGACCATGACGATGCACAGCTTATCAGTGTAAGGGATTCTAGGATAGGAACACGAGATGTCAGGGTTATAACTGAGGATGATGCAAATTTGGCCTCTAGTTCAAAGAACACTATGATTTCAAAGCACCACAACACTGTAGATCAGAAATCAACAACACGGAAGGATGACTCAAGGAATAGATCACAGAAAATAATGGAGCTGTCAGAAGTCAGAGGTACCAACACTGAACATGACTCAAGAACACAAAGTTATCACCAGGAAGATAGAAGAAGGTACATTGAAAATAGGGCATCTTCTCTTCAAAGTTCTGTAAAGACGACTAGTGACACTAGAACACAAGTTGATCAGCATGATGAAGTGGATCAGCAGGTGGTTGCACTAACTGACTCAAGGAGAAGGTCTGAAAAACTCACAGATATAAAAATGGATAGTACTTCTAATGTTAGCAGGACCTCTCTCAAACAGAGAAATTCTGATGAAGTGAATCAGATGGATATTGATGACAGATCTAATTCCGTTCACAATATAACTCATATTACAAGAGACAAAAAGAGATATGTAAACCAGCAGGTAATACATGAAACGGACATAGATGTGCAGAATGTCACACATGTTGATGTTTCCAAAGTTCGTGCGAGTGATATTTCTGTCTCAAGGAATTCACAAAAGGCTTCTGAAACTAGATCTGATATGGCAAATAGCCAGTTAGAACAGATCCATGCTAGTAATAGTTCCATGGTTAGGGGTCCACAAAGTTATCTGGAGGCTGCACTGCACAACCGGGTATACTCGACTTCAGCTACCGATATTGTTAACACGACAGCGGAGAAGCATGGACAAGTCGAAGCTAGTACCAACAATGCTGCTATAGCAAGTACTTCTGAAAGTCATATCCAAGCAAGAATAGAAGATTCAGCTGTAAATACTATTGGCAGTGTGCAAGAGCAGATTGATCTTACTAGAATCTGTGCTAGTGACTCCACAGTTGTTAGCAGTTCCCATGGTCTTGATACTAGAAGCGGTCAAGTTAGCAGAACTTCAGCTACAAATCTTGTTGACAGGACAAGGGAGACCCGAGATAAGAGCGATCAGCAAATTACACAAGCTTCAAATATAGACAGAAATGACCACGTAACATCCAAATTTTATGAATCCTCTCAGGACTCTAGACAAAGTCTAGCAAGATTGAAAGATGCTGGGAGATTGATGGAACACAACGTGGGTTTGAACTGGCAGCAGGAAGAGTCAAGAAGAGTTTCTAATGACATGGATATTGCTACTTTGGAAATGCAGAGCACTGAAGACGGATCATCTATGGTTCCTGTTGACGAGGAGAAAAGACCAATGATAACTGGAAGCAGTGAACAAGAAGTAAGGAGTGAAACTACTGCTGGAAGCAGTATACCAAGTGGTTCAAGTGCAAGACAGCCTGTGAATGAAAGCTTGTTAGAATCAGCTGCTCGATTAGAGAAATCATCTACATTTCATGTCGGGCAATTTGTTGGTGAGGTCCGCAAAGGAGTGTCAGATGCGGATACTACTTTAACAAGGAAAAATGATAAGTCCATAATGGAAGGTATAGCAAGATCTTCATCTAGATCTAGAATGGGGGGACCATCAGATGAGATGTGGGATGTCCAAAGTGCTACTTCTCAAGAGACCTTTAAGACGGCTGATAAGGAGGAAGGCTCATCAGTTGATGGAG ATATAGTCCGTCTTGGTTGGATTCAACGTGGTGAATCTCTTGATTCTAACAGCAATAGATCAGTTAAGAAAAGTTCATCAAGTAATTCTCAGAATACTGAAGGCTGGATTTCTAGCCAGGAACGCGATAATGAAGGCATACAGAAGAAAACTGAAAGTTCTAAACCAAAAGATCATCTGATGAAGTCACACACTGGAGAATCACTAAAGAAAGAAAGCTTGCCTACTGGTTCACAAGATCTCCTAATATCAGAATCTGGTAACGTACCTCAGATAAATACATCTAAAGGAGATTTTATATCCAGAACTTCTAAAGAAGACGCACACATGACAGGAGAAAAAGCAAAACAATCGAAAGTCGCTGCATCACCAAAACAAAATACTGTTGGAGGCTTTTCTGAGGACAGCACGCCAACATTGGTTGACGTTGCAAAAAAACATTTTCCTGAACATGAAGCTTCTACTTCATCCATGATCACGACAAAGGGTTTTGCTGACAATGACACTGGTGAAGGAGTGATCGCTGGCACCTCTTCAATGCCCATCAGCACAGAGGGAGTTGGTTGGACTGCTGGTTCAGATGAGTGGAGATACGATCCTTCAGGTGCTATGACCCCTTACCGTCATCCTCATACCCAGGTAATGATGCCTCATGAGGATACCCCAGCAATCCTAGAATCAGCAGAGTTGCCTACGGTTGGTTCCACGAGGTTTGAAGAGAAGATTGTTGTACAAGAGACTCCTGAAGTTATCAGAACTGATGGGAAAGATGCTGAATTGAAGAGGAGAAAGTTTCAGAGAAATAAGCAGGTAATGAAGGAAACATTTGATGAATGGGAGGAAGCATACCAGCGAGATGCTGAACAGAGAAAAACTGATGAGTTATTCATGAGGGAAGCATTGCATGAAGCTCAGAGGGCTGCAGATTTGTGGGAGGTGCCAGTTGGAGCAGTGCTAGTACAGAATGGAGAAATTATTGCTCGTGGTTGTAATTT AGTTGAAGATCTCAGGGATTCAACTGCACATGCTGAAATTGTTTGCATTAGAGAAGCTTCTAACAAACTTAAGACATGGCGCCTGGCG GATACAACATTGTATGTAACCCTGGAGCCTTGTGCCATGTGCGCTGGTGCTATTCTTCAAGCTAGAGTTGATACGGTGGTATGGGGAGCCCCAAACAAGCTTCTTGGAGCTGATGGCAGCTGGGTTAG GCTTTTCCCCGGTGATGGTCAAACAAGCAGTTTGGATTCAGCAAACACAAACCAGGGGGCTGGACCTGTCCACCCTTTCCATCCGAAGATATCCATAAGGCGCGGCATTCTCTCCGCTGAGTGCTCAGAAATAATGCAGCAATTCTTCCATTTGAGGAGGAAGAAACAGAAGCCGGAGTCGCCACCTCATGCGCACCCCCAAGGGCGCAACCATCCAGTCAAGTTCTTCAGTAAGATGCATCACATGTTTGGCACAATCTTCTGTTTGTAG
- the LOC4341078 gene encoding tRNA(adenine(34)) deaminase, chloroplastic isoform X1, producing the protein MYSSYSAVALALRAAKPSSCAHSTYHHHHHHHHHGDGGDCHQQELLLPLNPRAAAAPRFMLDGYLLRHSAHFLLLSARLRPPPPPPRCCHRRRRVAARCCCCGGGGSVAGHVSWRLDPPRVCRCSGHGAGRSSDLGAVYRRRLECRCGGGGGRLDLGAGCGPRRDAPRLVGRAVRQEVWEYEGGEWPHTSCSMECHTDWGDEEEDCGIAQWEAPPRFRLSRRRSEEDEGDRCRDCHRRKDAESDYYDEDEYSGRQRERRNMNERHGRFTDSNQRRRDQRDYHDDDDYLEFRRWKERRERRDSEFDDAVARRGIEDRRYSEDDRKYDRRRERKDFGYEGAVDVRRGASRYTDNNQRSDWRTEDRDYEVDVRREGKHRRNDDQRYVTRHQQRTDGTEEDVSLLESYRWHDEEYDYDDRDIAERRYYSGRTQKSARASALHEDESNRASSSRNIVDTRVARNKENSASRVRWHDNVDKRAEQTSEERNQRYSSSVVQSFDEKKHDHDDAQLISVRDSRIGTRDVRVITEDDANLASSSKNTMISKHHNTVDQKSTTRKDDSRNRSQKIMELSEVRGTNTEHDSRTQSYHQEDRRRYIENRASSLQSSVKTTSDTRTQVDQHDEVDQQVVALTDSRRRSEKLTDIKMDSTSNVSRTSLKQRNSDEVNQMDIDDRSNSVHNITHITRDKKRYVNQQVIHETDIDVQNVTHVDVSKVRASDISVSRNSQKASETRSDMANSQLEQIHASNSSMVRGPQSYLEAALHNRVYSTSATDIVNTTAEKHGQVEASTNNAAIASTSESHIQARIEDSAVNTIGSVQEQIDLTRICASDSTVVSSSHGLDTRSGQVSRTSATNLVDRTRETRDKSDQQITQASNIDRNDHVTSKFYESSQDSRQSLARLKDAGRLMEHNVGLNWQQEESRRVSNDMDIATLEMQSTEDGSSMVPVDEEKRPMITGSSEQEVRSETTAGSSIPSGSSARQPVNESLLESAARLEKSSTFHVGQFVGEVRKGVSDADTTLTRKNDKSIMEGIARSSSRSRMGGPSDEMWDVQSATSQETFKTADKEEGSSVDGGTTSTSLTPKNETALARKVHKSLWAYVADIVRLGWIQRGESLDSNSNRSVKKSSSSNSQNTEGWISSQERDNEGIQKKTESSKPKDHLMKSHTGESLKKESLPTGSQDLLISESGNVPQINTSKGDFISRTSKEDAHMTGEKAKQSKVAASPKQNTVGGFSEDSTPTLVDVAKKHFPEHEASTSSMITTKGFADNDTGEGVIAGTSSMPISTEGVGWTAGSDEWRYDPSGAMTPYRHPHTQVMMPHEDTPAILESAELPTVGSTRFEEKIVVQETPEVIRTDGKDAELKRRKFQRNKQVMKETFDEWEEAYQRDAEQRKTDELFMREALHEAQRAADLWEVPVGAVLVQNGEIIARGCNLVEDLRDSTAHAEIVCIREASNKLKTWRLADTTLYVTLEPCAMCAGAILQARVDTVVWGAPNKLLGADGSWVRLFPGDGQTSSLDSANTNQGAGPVHPFHPKISIRRGILSAECSEIMQQFFHLRRKKQKPESPPHAHPQGRNHPVKFFSKMHHMFGTIFCL; encoded by the exons atGTACAGCTCATactccgccgtcgccctcgcgcTGAGGGCCGCCAAGCCGTCCTCCTGCGCCCACTCCActtaccaccaccaccaccaccaccaccaccacggcgacggcggcgactgccaCCAGCAGGAGCTGCTGCTCCCGCTGaaccctcgcgccgccgcggctcccCGCTTCATGCTCGACGGGTACCTCCTCCGCCACTCGGCtcacttcctcctcctctccgctcggctccgccctcctcctcctcctccccgctgctgccaccgccgccgccgagtagccgcccgctgctgctgctgcggcggcggcggctccgttGCTGGGCACGTCTCTTGGCGACTGGATCCGCCGCGGGTGTGCCGCTGCAGCGGGCACGGCGCTGGGAGGTCGTCGGATCTTGGAGCGGTTTACCGGCGGCGACTTGAgtgccgctgcggcggcggtggtgggaggTTGGATCTCGGGGCGGGCTGCGGGCCGCGGCGGGATGCGCCGAGGCTGGTGGGGAGGGCGGTGAGGCAGGAGGTGTGGGAGTACGAGGGTGGCGAGTGGCCGCACACGAGCTGTTCGATGGAATGCCACACGGACTGGGGCGATGAAGAGGAAGACTGCGGAATTGCTCAGTGGGAGGCGCCGCCGAGGTTTCGTTTAAGTAGAAGGAGAAGTGAAGAGGATGAGGGTGACAGATGTAGGGATTGTCATCGGAGGAAGGATGCGGAGAGCGATTACTATGATGAAGACGAGTACAGTGGCCGGCAAAGGGAGAGGAGGAATATGAATGAAAGACATGGTAGGTTTACAGATTCTAACCAGAGGAGAAGGGACCAGAGGGACTACCATGATGACGATGATTATCTTGAATTCAGGCgatggaaggagaggagggaaaggagaGACTCTGAATTTGATGATGCTGTTGCAAGGAGAGGAATTGAAGATAGAAGATACAGCGAGGATGACAGGAAATACGATCGGAGAAGAGAAAGGAAGGATTTTGGATATGAGGGTGCAGTTGATGTCAGGAGAGGAGCTAGTAGGTACACTGATAATAACCAAAGATCTGATTGGAGAACAGAGGATAGGGATTATGAAGTTGACGTGAGGAGAGAAGGAAAGCACCGTAGAAATGATGATCAAAGATATGTTACACGACACCAGCAGAGAACTGATGGTACAGAGGAAGATGTTTCACTATTGGAGTCGTATCGTTGGCATGATGAAGAATATGATTACGATGATCGAGACATTGCTGAGAGGAGGTACTACTCCGGGAGAACCCAGAAATCTGCAAGAGCATCTGCATTGCATGAGGATGAATCTAACAGGGCTTCGAGCTCAAGGAACATAGTTGATACAAGGGTTGCAAGAAACAAGGAGAATTCAGCCTCAAGGGTCCGGTGGCATGATAATGTAGACAAACGAGCTGAGCAGACATCTGAAGAGAGAAACCAACGATATTCTTCCTCGGTGGTTCAATCTTTTGATGAGAAGAAACATGACCATGACGATGCACAGCTTATCAGTGTAAGGGATTCTAGGATAGGAACACGAGATGTCAGGGTTATAACTGAGGATGATGCAAATTTGGCCTCTAGTTCAAAGAACACTATGATTTCAAAGCACCACAACACTGTAGATCAGAAATCAACAACACGGAAGGATGACTCAAGGAATAGATCACAGAAAATAATGGAGCTGTCAGAAGTCAGAGGTACCAACACTGAACATGACTCAAGAACACAAAGTTATCACCAGGAAGATAGAAGAAGGTACATTGAAAATAGGGCATCTTCTCTTCAAAGTTCTGTAAAGACGACTAGTGACACTAGAACACAAGTTGATCAGCATGATGAAGTGGATCAGCAGGTGGTTGCACTAACTGACTCAAGGAGAAGGTCTGAAAAACTCACAGATATAAAAATGGATAGTACTTCTAATGTTAGCAGGACCTCTCTCAAACAGAGAAATTCTGATGAAGTGAATCAGATGGATATTGATGACAGATCTAATTCCGTTCACAATATAACTCATATTACAAGAGACAAAAAGAGATATGTAAACCAGCAGGTAATACATGAAACGGACATAGATGTGCAGAATGTCACACATGTTGATGTTTCCAAAGTTCGTGCGAGTGATATTTCTGTCTCAAGGAATTCACAAAAGGCTTCTGAAACTAGATCTGATATGGCAAATAGCCAGTTAGAACAGATCCATGCTAGTAATAGTTCCATGGTTAGGGGTCCACAAAGTTATCTGGAGGCTGCACTGCACAACCGGGTATACTCGACTTCAGCTACCGATATTGTTAACACGACAGCGGAGAAGCATGGACAAGTCGAAGCTAGTACCAACAATGCTGCTATAGCAAGTACTTCTGAAAGTCATATCCAAGCAAGAATAGAAGATTCAGCTGTAAATACTATTGGCAGTGTGCAAGAGCAGATTGATCTTACTAGAATCTGTGCTAGTGACTCCACAGTTGTTAGCAGTTCCCATGGTCTTGATACTAGAAGCGGTCAAGTTAGCAGAACTTCAGCTACAAATCTTGTTGACAGGACAAGGGAGACCCGAGATAAGAGCGATCAGCAAATTACACAAGCTTCAAATATAGACAGAAATGACCACGTAACATCCAAATTTTATGAATCCTCTCAGGACTCTAGACAAAGTCTAGCAAGATTGAAAGATGCTGGGAGATTGATGGAACACAACGTGGGTTTGAACTGGCAGCAGGAAGAGTCAAGAAGAGTTTCTAATGACATGGATATTGCTACTTTGGAAATGCAGAGCACTGAAGACGGATCATCTATGGTTCCTGTTGACGAGGAGAAAAGACCAATGATAACTGGAAGCAGTGAACAAGAAGTAAGGAGTGAAACTACTGCTGGAAGCAGTATACCAAGTGGTTCAAGTGCAAGACAGCCTGTGAATGAAAGCTTGTTAGAATCAGCTGCTCGATTAGAGAAATCATCTACATTTCATGTCGGGCAATTTGTTGGTGAGGTCCGCAAAGGAGTGTCAGATGCGGATACTACTTTAACAAGGAAAAATGATAAGTCCATAATGGAAGGTATAGCAAGATCTTCATCTAGATCTAGAATGGGGGGACCATCAGATGAGATGTGGGATGTCCAAAGTGCTACTTCTCAAGAGACCTTTAAGACGGCTGATAAGGAGGAAGGCTCATCAGTTGATGGAGGTACTACTTCGACTTCTCTGACACCCAAGAATGAAACTGCTCTTGCTAGAAAAGTTCACAAATCACTCTGGGCCTATGTTGCAGATATAGTCCGTCTTGGTTGGATTCAACGTGGTGAATCTCTTGATTCTAACAGCAATAGATCAGTTAAGAAAAGTTCATCAAGTAATTCTCAGAATACTGAAGGCTGGATTTCTAGCCAGGAACGCGATAATGAAGGCATACAGAAGAAAACTGAAAGTTCTAAACCAAAAGATCATCTGATGAAGTCACACACTGGAGAATCACTAAAGAAAGAAAGCTTGCCTACTGGTTCACAAGATCTCCTAATATCAGAATCTGGTAACGTACCTCAGATAAATACATCTAAAGGAGATTTTATATCCAGAACTTCTAAAGAAGACGCACACATGACAGGAGAAAAAGCAAAACAATCGAAAGTCGCTGCATCACCAAAACAAAATACTGTTGGAGGCTTTTCTGAGGACAGCACGCCAACATTGGTTGACGTTGCAAAAAAACATTTTCCTGAACATGAAGCTTCTACTTCATCCATGATCACGACAAAGGGTTTTGCTGACAATGACACTGGTGAAGGAGTGATCGCTGGCACCTCTTCAATGCCCATCAGCACAGAGGGAGTTGGTTGGACTGCTGGTTCAGATGAGTGGAGATACGATCCTTCAGGTGCTATGACCCCTTACCGTCATCCTCATACCCAGGTAATGATGCCTCATGAGGATACCCCAGCAATCCTAGAATCAGCAGAGTTGCCTACGGTTGGTTCCACGAGGTTTGAAGAGAAGATTGTTGTACAAGAGACTCCTGAAGTTATCAGAACTGATGGGAAAGATGCTGAATTGAAGAGGAGAAAGTTTCAGAGAAATAAGCAGGTAATGAAGGAAACATTTGATGAATGGGAGGAAGCATACCAGCGAGATGCTGAACAGAGAAAAACTGATGAGTTATTCATGAGGGAAGCATTGCATGAAGCTCAGAGGGCTGCAGATTTGTGGGAGGTGCCAGTTGGAGCAGTGCTAGTACAGAATGGAGAAATTATTGCTCGTGGTTGTAATTT AGTTGAAGATCTCAGGGATTCAACTGCACATGCTGAAATTGTTTGCATTAGAGAAGCTTCTAACAAACTTAAGACATGGCGCCTGGCG GATACAACATTGTATGTAACCCTGGAGCCTTGTGCCATGTGCGCTGGTGCTATTCTTCAAGCTAGAGTTGATACGGTGGTATGGGGAGCCCCAAACAAGCTTCTTGGAGCTGATGGCAGCTGGGTTAG GCTTTTCCCCGGTGATGGTCAAACAAGCAGTTTGGATTCAGCAAACACAAACCAGGGGGCTGGACCTGTCCACCCTTTCCATCCGAAGATATCCATAAGGCGCGGCATTCTCTCCGCTGAGTGCTCAGAAATAATGCAGCAATTCTTCCATTTGAGGAGGAAGAAACAGAAGCCGGAGTCGCCACCTCATGCGCACCCCCAAGGGCGCAACCATCCAGTCAAGTTCTTCAGTAAGATGCATCACATGTTTGGCACAATCTTCTGTTTGTAG